One stretch of Macrotis lagotis isolate mMagLag1 chromosome 7, bilby.v1.9.chrom.fasta, whole genome shotgun sequence DNA includes these proteins:
- the FMC1 gene encoding protein FMC1 homolog, whose product MVALGPPARTLRGLLRELRALGAASGRPYRDAAAYRYLVAAFRAHRVTSEKLCRAQHELHFQAVTYLCLLRSTRNHVTLHQEFHGKGERSVEESAGMVGLQLPQQPGGKGWES is encoded by the exons ATGGTGGCCCTGGGCCCTCCGGCGCGCACCCTGCGCGGCCTGCTGCGGGAGCTGCGCGCCCTGGGCGCGGCCTCGGGCCGGCCCTACCGGGACGCGGCGGCCTACCGCTACCTCGTGGCGGCCTTCCGGGCGCACCGG GTCACCAGTGAGAAGCTCTGCAGAGCCCAACATGAGCTGCACTTCCAAGCTGTTACCTACCTTTGTCTCCTTCGAAGTACCCGGAATCATGTGACCCTTCACCAGGAATTCCACGGCAAGGGCGAGCGATCCGTGGAAGAGTCTGCTGGCATGGTGGGTCTCCAGTTGCCCCAACAGCCTGGAGGGAAGGGCTGGGAGTCTTGA